The sequence GAAAAAGCTTGTATCAAAACATACACACCTTTTAGACAAACCTAAAGTATTTGATTTACTTTTCAGTGTTAGACCAACAGTATTCCTTTAAATAGAGTAAGTCTGAACATGTTTGCACAATGTTGTTGATCTGTTAAAAGTTTGTaggttcccagcatgcattgcaacatgtgtaaattatacatttactgttttaggcctgttattttttttgctgtttgctgacTTTATTCATGCTGGTGTTGCTTCACAGTAAGTTATTTGCTGTGCGACACTGCTAATATTTTTCACCATTATTCAGGTTTTGTGGATTAAACATTATGGCCTGTGAAACTCTGTGAAATTATTGCAACACTTATCTTTACTTTTGCAAGCTGTCAGTTGCAAAAACCACAGATGTCATTTTAGGCCAAGTGTCGTTTAAAGAAGTTTCAGAAATTATCCTTGATTGCCAAATCACCAAAGCCCTATATGCTGACAAATAACAACTCTgtataacaataaacaatttaaatgctGAATTATTTATGAATCTGACACTTTTGTACCAATAAAAGCAATGAAGCTGAAGGTAACTATCagaaactttatttaatttactcaAATTAATTTGCAACAGTTTTAGAAAGCTCAGAAACATCCTTAAATTcatataatacagaaaaaaaaataataataataacttgaaaAAATGGGACATAAATGtttccacacaattaaaaaatacatatatatatacagatgttGGAGTATAATCTATTGAAATTTCATACGTTGCAATAACCAACTATTAATGCTAAACACATTAAAGctcaaaaataatacattctaTACTTCTTAAGCATCTgaacttaatatataaaaatgatcttACAGATTGTAACATTGTTGGGTGTAGTTCCTTAAAATTTCAGCTCCTGTGAGTTAGAATAAAGTTCCTCCTCTCCCTCCATCTGGTCTTGTGTTTCAATCTGGTCATCTCCATCCCGAAGGACTGCCCTTTCCTTTTCATCTCTTCTCTTATCCCTCTTGATCTCAGCGTAGTCTGTGCTAGTAGGttccttctcttcctcctcagGCGCTCTGTTCTTTAAAAGGGAGTAATCGATGCTGGCATAGTCAGTTTCTTTTGCATCCATCCCAATTGCTTCGTTCTCCTCTGCTCCGTCTGTAGGTCCAGCCGTGTTTGGGTTCCCACCATTAAGCTGTCCATGAAGAGGTGTTTCCTCATTGGTTCCAGTCTGAGCAGCATCTGTCGGCACCATCTGATACATAAAAAACATACCTTTATTCTTTTGACCTTCATTTATGGCAGGGAAGTCATTAGAAGATTCTGTCAAAACCAGTGCAAACGGTTTTGACAGAACCGTCAAAACTTTACATAATGTAAATTCTTAACATATTGGTTCTTCTGTTCATGTTCATGGATATTGGTTCATGTATATTGGTTCTGTCTTACCTCTAAATTGACTTCAGTGTCCGGATTTGCAGTTGGCACTTTGTGTTTTTTGCCTCTGTTAAGAAAATAGTTTCAGCTGATGAGACTTGAGACATGAAGCAGACATATAAACGCTATAAAATATTTGGACAAATGTGGTTTGATGAACTTTCAGGCACCTTTTAGGAGAAGAAGGAAGTAAATGAAAGGCCTACCTGTGGCAAGACaccaaacaacacaaaaccactGAGAAGATGAGCGCCGAACACAACATTCCCGCCACGAATGTGAGTATTTTTGAGGTGTCCCAATTCTTCAAGAAATCTTCTATTATACCTTGAACTTACACAGAATTGTTAGTAATATCTATAAAAGTATATGAAGAAAATACCTATTGTTCAGAGTTGGGAGTATTAGATTTGGCCAAGTAGGACAGGTTCCTGGAATCTTCTGTTTGTTCTAGAACAACGTTTAACCTAATATCTAACCAGAAATTGCCTCTAAAATCAGagaaaaaatatagtttaataagAATTTTGTTCAGTCCTCAATCCCAGCCCTAATCCTAAACTTAACCATCACCCTAAATCTGACTGGTTGAGAGCAGTGTTGTTCTCACAAGAAAACTGTCCTAAATggctaaatcatttttttttttttttttttttttttttttgcagattctgcagtatGTAAATGCTCAGTATTACCTGTAGTATTTCTGGTGTCATTCGGTGCGGTGTTATTACTTCCAGGACTGAAGGACTCCTTCACTTTCGATTTATTTGTATCACCTGGTATATGAtgaatttgattttataattagTAAAGACATATTTTGACTTTAGGGATGTCTTCTGTATACACACAGTGAACTTCTCTTGATGTTTGAAGGATCTACGTGCCACAGTTCAGTATTTCAACAGTTGTtgacacattttcatttcataatttgTGATGTTGTAAGATTGTGACATTGTTAGGTTATCAATGGAATCTGGTTGTACTTACTAATGATACTGATAGTGAAGGATGCATTCAGTGTCTTGTTCCTATATGTCCTTGTACAGCCGTAAACCCCAGCATGCTCCTTTCTCACATTGGTTATCATTAAAGATCCAGCAAAGGTTTGGTTCATGAATGTTTCTGTGGTTCCACTGAAACTCCATACAGGATCAGATGATGGTGGGTGACTCTCAACAGTGCAGTTCAGGCTGAGAGTGTCACCTTCCATCACTTTGCTATTACCCAGAATTCGAAGAGTCTTTACATCTGAAAATGAGAAACTGCATTAGTTTTGACAGCACATTCACTTGGATGTTCTACTTCTACTTTCTGATCATCACAGAACATCCAAACAGTAGAAGATGAAAGAAGCTTGCTCTCAACAGTAATAGATGTGCTCTTCTGAACTgaacattttgttatatttctgatttttttaaagtaatggtCTAGGGTCAGTTGTAGTAGTTAAAATGAAGACTTGTAAACTCACACTTGACTTTGAGGGTCCTTCTTGTACTGATGTTTTTGTTTCCGTAGCTCACGCCACAACCTACAGTGCCATTGTGCAGGTCAGAGCTTGGAGTTAAGGTCAAAGTTGAGAGGTAAAGGTTTTCGGAGGTGTTCAGAGTGATGTTGTCCTTTAGATAAATGATGTTTCCCCCTATTTTCTTGATCCACCATGTTATTACAGGAGGAGCTCCAGGACAAGGAAAAGGAGCTGAACATGTCAGATTGGTCTCCTCTCCTTCACTGAGATCTGGATTGTTCATTTTAGGTTTGTCTGCAAATAGATGTACTCAAGAAGTTAGACATTGCCGACATTTACCACAGTCTAAATTTTTGAGTCATTCTTTGAGTATATATTCAGATCATACAATGAAATGCATATTGTAGCAGTGTACTCGCAGCAGTGTGGTTAACACAACTATATGctgaattttctttatttaagaaattatgtCCAGCATAGTTCCTCTGCTGGAATtatgaaatcattaaaacatcTGAAACAGAACATCCTTCTGAAACAATAAAGAACTGAAAGACAACTACAGGCAAAGACAGGACCGGTTTAACTTTGCCAAACAAAGGCAAGCATTACCTTGGATGATGATTTTGACACTAGAGTTATGTAAAGTTTCGCTTTGCTTCACAAATTTGAAATTATATTCTCTTTCAtcttcttttatttctttgatgaTGATGCTGCAGTTGTTTTTGGTATGATCAGGTTCAAGCCACTTAATCTGTTCTGTTTCAATTAGCTTTCTTCCTCCGATTTGTATCTCAATTACATTCTTACATTTAGTTGGATCTATACACTTATTGATCTGAACAGTTTTAGGTTGAGCTTTCTCTGGGTAAGTGAAGGTACATGAAATGAGAGCACATAATCCTGAAACCGCAGTAACTTCTGCTGGATTGAAGGAGATGTTCCAgtctttgtttttgctgttgctTTTGTCATTGTTGTTTGCCTTGTATAAAACAAGTTGAACAGAGCATTTTGAatagaataatgtttttaaaagcataattaactgaaaaatgtaaggttaaatgtaaaacttttgaaAACCACAATATAAGATGTATACCTGTACACAACATATCAAAATAAAGAGGATTGTACAGCGTGAGatgatatgcattttaaatgtgttccacaaatctgcacagaaaaaaaacaacattatactTTAGCATTTAGCCTTTTTAAACAAACTACACATTGCCTATTATAGAACATATGGATGGCACTAAAGAGAGAGCTTCTTACCGTTTTCTCAAGTCAACCCCTTCACGATGTTCTCAGAAGCGTTAGTTTTTCAAACTGCAGAAGCAGCATACAAGTAACAATGTACAAAATGCACCCTTCCTCTTTTCATGTACTTCCTCTTTAAAATGCCTTCAAAAATGAGTTTGCACCAGCATGCGGCTGGGGgttttgtgtaatttaaaaagCAGTATAGTAAACAGGATAACAGTGGAACAGGATAGCAggataaaagaaagaaagcatcTCTGGCCAGAAATGTAGACAGCATCAGAGAAGAAAAACATGTCTACTTTAAGACTTTTGATTTAAAAGAAGCAAAGGAACTGATTCACTTTTAAAGCCTTTCCATCTGGTATTAATATGCATTTCATGATCTGGTCACAAGTGGCCAGCTCTAATACAGGCTTGAATCGAGTACAAAGTGGTTTGTGAACAGATCACCACATTGCATTTGAGCTGGTCACAATACCCACACTTTGTAGTCTTTGCACTGATCTCTTGTCTACTTACATGACGTATTTCCTTTATTTGGTTCAAGTGGGTGTGAGGACCTCAAGTGCACAGAACTTCTGATTAACTAATGGGACACACAACATAGTGTTATATAAATGCAAGTAAAGTTTTTACTTagctttaattacacattttgtttgtttaattctttgcacttaaaataataataataataataataataataataataataataatgtttctgctCAGTAGTCCCTAAGACACAGTTTAATTGTGGTGCTTTTATTTCAGTGATAAAAAGCAGctgcaaatgttttataaaatacacacactcatatcTGTACCAAAAACTGTtcaagactttatttttttttttacacaaattatatgtaatacctaattaaattaatttacgcTGTAAAGTTTCTTCAAAATCTTCTGATTTCAGGGCacgtgtggatttagtgtgcgttgAGGGCACTGAACTTTGCCATTTTtcagacctgggacagtcttgtgcACTTACTTCCTGTTACATGTACATGCTCTCAAGTTGCCATGACTAGTGTGGGTATTGTGACCACAGATATGTATATACATATCTATTATTGGGACAGGCCTTTTGTGGTGAAAACCACACGCCATAGCGACAGATGAGATGTTTTCCCAGTGAGCATGCCAGACTCATGATCTGAGACATCTTCTGGAAGCTTTGAAGACATAGCATCCTGACTTCTCTCAATTTTGAACGCAAAGTCATCTTACCCAGCTTGGCCGTTCATGTTGCAGTTGGAGTCGGGCGGTTTTGGTGGTTGAAGGTCTAGTCTCTCTGGCTGTGTGGTTATGCAGTTCTCGCCAACTTTGTAGACAAAGCAAACCCTGGCCAGATACCGCAGGATGCATTTCTTGGTCTAGGTTGTAATGGGTTTGGCCTCAGGGCCACAGTGATGTATGTTCATAATAAAGATGATGAGAGTAGTTGATGCAGTGATCATGGTCATCGTGGCTATGTAATACTTTCCTGTAAAACATAAGAGAAAGCTTAGAAACGTTTAGTGTCAATGATATTGCCAGTAAATGATTACATTAGACTGACAAGTTCAGAATAACAGATTATCAATTAATGTTAAATGCTATTATGTTTCATAACTGTTACATTAATGATCatttattcaacaagaaaaattataatgcaaaatgatgagattatttaaaaaaaaaaaaataatagtatgtCACAGCATCAAGTAAGTATTGCCggtaaaaaaaactgtcagtcagAATAGTTTAGCACAGAATTCTAATTAAAAACGTGTGAGAATTGAAGTTCATTCGTTTCCGGTGTTTACAAAATGAAACTGGTTCTGAAAAAGAATCTAGTGGTGTTAGAGGAGTTGCCGAAACTTAATGTGAAAGCTTCTCAGAAGTGTGCAGTAATTATAGTCAAGCTAAAAATAGTTAGCAATAGTAAGACCTACTAACAGAAAGTAAGAAACACAAAGCTACTTATAGGGgcaataaatacttaaatatgtaTAAACTATGAGATGTAAAACTATGTCTAAAATTCCCAGGCTAAATTTTAAATAGCATATGCTCTCTGTTTATGTTACAGTATGTAGTTTATGCCTTTATATTAAACCTTTGTATTTATACAAATTTTACCATGTTACAGCAGTCATGATTCATCTATAAGGGGTACATTCTCTGAAGGAGGCATGATCTCAGCCAACAACAGCTGAAACACGGTGAGCGCCAGCATCTCTCCAGAGTCATCACACCGGGAAGGAGCAAGTAAAACGAGGCCCTTCTCTTCAGTTTCAGAGTGTATGTTACGTCCAGATAAGGGTCTGCACAGCAGCCGTACAGAATTATGTTTTTCTTGGCCGACATTCCCAGCACCTCCCATTCCACATTGTCGACCAAGTCTGTGAGATCTGCGCTCTCCATGGCGTTCAAAATGTCAAGCTGGTTGTAGGTTGCCGTTGTAGGTCCATGACCCGTAGGTCAGATGGCACTGCTGGGCGTCAAAGGGGAAGATCGAGACATCGACTTTACAGGAGCTTTTGGTGATGGCTGGAGCATCACATGATCTGGCCATCATGACGGATCATGACGTTGTTATCCATAGTGCTTGTGAAGTGATCATCAGGGGCGctggactgggggtaaaaccagtactgattaccagggccccaaaggaagagagggcctttgaaaagtctggaatatattttattttacctggatattttcatgggggcccatcaagactacctatgcatagggcccgggatcttgtgcaacgcccctggtGATCATTAGCGCTACAAGAGTAAGAATATTACAGTAATAGAGCAGTTTGGGTCATTTTACagcgggtaaaaaaaaaagtctacactCTTCGTTGGAAAAGAGCTCCAGACTGATCATATTTTAGGGCAATCTTAGCCCTCTTCAAATCATTTCACAGATTTTCTTGATTGAATTTAATCTGTAATTTTGACTGGGCCATTCCTTTGACTTCAATTTGTGTTTGAGCTCATTATGCATACCTTCatctacagatttttttaatgaaggcCTGCAGTTTTTTTCCAGAGAACATCTATGTTAACTAATATGctaacaatattaatttattagggccataaaaacaagaacaaatgttTCTCATATGTTAAAAGCCTTTATTAAGTGTTGAGCTTGTGCCTCCatgtggggaaaaaaggaaaagcaaataaaaaaagaccataCCAATACCGACAAATACCAATCTGCCCTACTTGTTATATAGGACTATATCAGGTCTCCATACATAACTAGCAGGTACACGGATGGTATCAAGCCCGTCATAGTTATCCTTATTCCAGATGAGATACTTGTCAATCCACCCCCGCCGTATCCACAGATACGCCGTCAGAATCTGGTTACACTCATCCTGTAACAGAAGTGTACAAGTCTCAGTCATTTATATTACATGCCTTATAGAAAATAAAACGTTTTATGTGGTTCAATATACGAGAAAATAAATTTCCCCAAAGCTTTGGTTTGGCCAGTTTACAGAAAGATCTCATTTTAATGGCAGACTtcctaaacaaaattaaaatcttcACATCATCACTTGATTTAATAAACTAGTTAGCTTCCTTAACTCAACAAAAATAAAGatctgttttctctttgaatattttaaaatgtaatatattcctgtgatggtgaagctaaatttttttattcagcaaggatgtaaatttatcaaatgtgacagtaaatacatttagtctgtcctttttatcatttaatttattatgctTGTTCAGCACTTTCGGCAACTTTGGTTAtataaatgtgctttaaaaataaataaactaagctAAACTAAACTCAA is a genomic window of Cyprinus carpio isolate SPL01 chromosome B15, ASM1834038v1, whole genome shotgun sequence containing:
- the LOC109098982 gene encoding sialic acid-binding Ig-like lectin 14 isoform X2 produces the protein MHIISRCTILFILICCVQANNNDKSNSKNKDWNISFNPAEVTAVSGLCALISCTFTYPEKAQPKTVQINKCIDPTKCKNVIEIQIGGRKLIETEQIKWLEPDHTKNNCSIIIKEIKEDEREYNFKFVKQSETLHNSSVKIIIQDKPKMNNPDLSEGEETNLTCSAPFPCPGAPPVITWWIKKIGGNIIYLKDNITLNTSENLYLSTLTLTPSSDLHNGTVGCGVSYGNKNISTRRTLKVKYVKTLRILGNSKVMEGDTLSLNCTVESHPPSSDPVWSFSGTTETFMNQTFAGSLMITNVRKEHAGVYGCTRTYRNKTLNASFTISIISDTNKSKVKESFSPGSNNTAPNDTRNTTGIIEDFLKNWDTSKILTFVAGMLCSALIFSVVLCCLVSCHRGKKHKVPTANPDTEVNLEMVPTDAAQTGTNEETPLHGQLNGGNPNTAGPTDGAEENEAIGMDAKETDYASIDYSLLKNRAPEEEEKEPTSTDYAEIKRDKRRDEKERAVLRDGDDQIETQDQMEGEEELYSNSQELKF
- the LOC109098982 gene encoding sialic acid-binding Ig-like lectin 14 isoform X1; protein product: MHIISRCTILFILICCVQANNNDKSNSKNKDWNISFNPAEVTAVSGLCALISCTFTYPEKAQPKTVQINKCIDPTKCKNVIEIQIGGRKLIETEQIKWLEPDHTKNNCSIIIKEIKEDEREYNFKFVKQSETLHNSSVKIIIQDKPKMNNPDLSEGEETNLTCSAPFPCPGAPPVITWWIKKIGGNIIYLKDNITLNTSENLYLSTLTLTPSSDLHNGTVGCGVSYGNKNISTRRTLKVKYVKTLRILGNSKVMEGDTLSLNCTVESHPPSSDPVWSFSGTTETFMNQTFAGSLMITNVRKEHAGVYGCTRTYRNKTLNASFTISIISDTNKSKVKESFSPGSNNTAPNDTRNTTVQGIIEDFLKNWDTSKILTFVAGMLCSALIFSVVLCCLVSCHRGKKHKVPTANPDTEVNLEMVPTDAAQTGTNEETPLHGQLNGGNPNTAGPTDGAEENEAIGMDAKETDYASIDYSLLKNRAPEEEEKEPTSTDYAEIKRDKRRDEKERAVLRDGDDQIETQDQMEGEEELYSNSQELKF